The genomic interval CTGTAGCTGGGGTTTAGCGCTTGCCAGTATGACGCACGAAACCCAATACAGCCGTTTGTTTCGCAGCTAATCAAACTTAAATGAGACGACAACTGTTCTTCCACAAGGAACTTGCTTCAACCAAAAAGGAGATGCCAGCCGACCAGGGCGATTGCCCAATCTGCCATTAAATGGCTGATATAGCAGGTCCAAATCGATCGATAAATGAGATAACAACCAGACCAGATTGCTCCGGCTGCAAACACTGCTAAACTGCCCAGGCCAACCACCCGCCAGTCGCTAAAATAAACCGACAATTCAATCATGTGATGCAGCGTGAAACAAAAAGCAGAAAGTGCAACCGCAAGCATCCCCGGCACCAGAACTTCACACTGACGGAAAACAAACCAGCGCCAGACGTATTCTTCCAATAGGGAATTGATCACTGTCCAGTAAATCGAACCAGCCAGAAAAACTAGCGGCGTCACAATTCCAACCTGTTGGGCTTTAGCCCGAACTTCCACAGGATTGATCCACTGTTTGCCCAACAACCCATAGGCAGCAAGAATCGTTGTAAACATGAGTGCCCCGACGATCGCCCCATCAAATAATTCCCGTACTCCTGGTTTGGGAATTCGGATCTTTTCCCGATCGCTCCACACCAGCCAGATCAGGGGCAGCAGCAGCATCCAGATCTTCGTCACAACCAGAACAGCTTGACCGATCGCCCCTGGTGCAACCATCAATGCCATGATTGCGCCCACACTGGAAGCAGGCACCAGCAGTAACAACGCCAGCAATGCACACCTTCGAGGCGATCGCTGCATCACAAACACTCCTCACGCCTGAAGTTTATACCGATCTAAACGGTTGTATGGGCAAATCAGGGGCTTGGCAGTGCCAAGCCCATACAAGCAGATGCTGCATTTCCAATTCAAATTGCTCCGAAAATAGTCATTTTTATTCCTTGGAGTGCTAAAACTTAGCCTGGACGATTGGTATCGGTTGAAATCAAACCTTGAAGCTTATACTAATTTGGATTGAAAACGTGACAGATTGGGTAGCGATTGTCTTGGGTGTCAAGGGGTTGAGGAACAACAGTTCACCTAAAAACGCCCAAGAGAAAGCGACAAACCGGAGGAGGGTTTGCGTGTCAGGGAGTGGAATGAAGGTGGACAAACTAAGCAGGAGTTTGCCAGAGCGTGTTGTCGCGAATCATGGCATTGAGAATGACCAGAAGCTTGCGGATACAGGCAACGAGGGCAACAGGTTTAGGTTTGCCTTTTGAGAGCAAGCGTTGATAGAAGTCTCGAATGACAGGGTTGTGACGAGTGGCAACCAGAACTGCCATATACAACCCACAACGAACGCGAGTGCGTCCTCCAGAAATCCTGCGTTTGCCTTTGTGTTTGCCACTGTCCTGGTTGAGGGGCGCGACGCCGACCAAACGAGCAATCTGTTTTTCGTTGAGCTTGCCGAGTTCGGGAAGTTCCACCAAACACAGAGCGGCAGTGAGGGGACCAATGCCCTTCACCGATTGCAAAATCTGGTCTTTGCGTTGCCAATCGG from Kovacikia minuta CCNUW1 carries:
- a CDS encoding CPBP family intramembrane glutamic endopeptidase, producing the protein MQRSPRRCALLALLLLVPASSVGAIMALMVAPGAIGQAVLVVTKIWMLLLPLIWLVWSDREKIRIPKPGVRELFDGAIVGALMFTTILAAYGLLGKQWINPVEVRAKAQQVGIVTPLVFLAGSIYWTVINSLLEEYVWRWFVFRQCEVLVPGMLAVALSAFCFTLHHMIELSVYFSDWRVVGLGSLAVFAAGAIWSGCYLIYRSIWTCYISHLMADWAIALVGWHLLFG